Proteins from one Acidobacteriota bacterium genomic window:
- a CDS encoding aminotransferase class I/II-fold pyridoxal phosphate-dependent enzyme: MKIPIFELERVQSLYENTVEYNLTESGFHPLTLEELLTPDQIRELTSTVLGYGQTNGSVPLRERIAALYDGQNIDNVLVTAGSSEANFVVCHTLLEAGDEVVMMIPNYMQIWGIAEEIGAIPRAFHLREENRWAPDIGELRALVNDKTKMIAICNPNNPTGYTLSTAEMAEIVDIAESVGAWVYSDEVYRGAELDGVEIPSFTGMYERAMACGGLSKAYALPGLRLGWLVGSAAVIADCWAYRDYTSITAGILSHRIGEIALSPNVRRSILERNRSMLRSNLQVLSDWLADYDDLFRFIPPKAGGMAFMHYDLDINSTELADWLRTEKSVFILAGDCYGMDHYFRVGVGAEKRVLIAGLSLIREALVERFGV, from the coding sequence ATGAAGATCCCCATCTTCGAGCTCGAGCGCGTGCAATCGCTGTATGAGAACACAGTCGAGTACAACCTCACCGAGAGCGGCTTCCACCCGTTGACGCTCGAGGAACTGTTGACGCCTGACCAGATCCGCGAACTCACGAGCACCGTCCTCGGCTACGGCCAGACCAATGGCTCCGTACCGCTCCGCGAGCGGATTGCAGCCCTCTACGACGGGCAGAACATTGACAATGTACTGGTCACCGCCGGCTCGTCGGAGGCGAATTTCGTTGTCTGCCATACCCTGCTCGAGGCCGGAGACGAGGTGGTGATGATGATCCCGAACTACATGCAGATCTGGGGCATCGCCGAGGAGATAGGTGCGATTCCCCGGGCCTTCCACCTGCGCGAGGAGAACCGGTGGGCGCCGGATATCGGCGAGCTTCGCGCACTGGTCAACGACAAGACCAAAATGATCGCGATCTGCAACCCGAACAATCCGACCGGCTACACCCTTTCGACAGCAGAAATGGCAGAGATCGTCGACATTGCCGAATCGGTTGGCGCCTGGGTTTACTCCGACGAGGTGTATCGAGGGGCGGAACTGGACGGCGTCGAGATTCCGAGCTTCACGGGAATGTACGAACGCGCGATGGCGTGCGGCGGCCTGTCGAAGGCCTACGCCCTCCCGGGGCTGCGGTTGGGGTGGTTGGTGGGGTCGGCGGCGGTGATCGCCGATTGCTGGGCCTACCGCGACTACACCTCGATCACCGCCGGGATCCTCAGCCATCGAATCGGCGAGATTGCCCTGAGTCCGAATGTGAGACGGAGTATTCTCGAGCGCAACCGTTCGATGCTGCGAAGCAATCTTCAGGTGCTGAGCGATTGGCTGGCTGACTACGATGATCTCTTTCGGTTCATTCCCCCCAAGGCGGGCGGGATGGCGTTCATGCACTACGATCTGGACATCAACTCGACGGAGCTGGCGGACTGGCTGCGAACCGAAAAGAGCGTCTTCATTTTGGCTGGCGACTGCTACGGCATGGACCACTACTTCCGGGTCGGCGTCGGGGCCGAGAAGCGTGTGCTGATTGCCGGGCTGTCGCTGATCCGTGAAGCCCTGGTTGAGAGATTCGGCGTCTAG
- a CDS encoding threonine/serine dehydratase — protein MMDSIEKAHRRIVPYIRRTECRLAVTLSEALGGEVYLKLENLQHSGSFKLRGVINKILSLSEDESHKLLVTASTGNHGAAFAHALEFFSLEGKLFMPRIATETKIENIRSTGIPFELVGKDCVEAEASAAAFARDHGHVWISPYNDPRVVEGQGTIGVELLQQLGTVDAVLAPVGGGGLISGVAGYLKAADSSIEVIGCQPVNSCVMYESIEAGEILDIESVPTISDGTAGGIEDGAITFELCRRYVDDFILLEEGEIIDAMRWLHQQEGLTVEGAAALGLAAVLKNVHRFAGRRIALILSGGRVDEKALAFVLGSNGRPGNGERT, from the coding sequence ATGATGGATTCGATTGAAAAGGCCCACCGGAGAATCGTTCCCTACATTCGCCGCACCGAGTGTCGCCTGGCTGTCACCCTTAGCGAAGCGTTAGGTGGAGAGGTGTATCTCAAGCTCGAAAATCTCCAACACAGCGGATCGTTCAAGCTGCGTGGCGTGATCAACAAGATCCTCTCGCTTTCCGAAGATGAGTCACACAAGCTCCTGGTCACAGCATCCACCGGAAATCACGGCGCGGCGTTCGCGCACGCGCTGGAGTTCTTCAGCCTCGAAGGCAAGCTCTTCATGCCGAGGATCGCGACGGAAACCAAGATCGAGAACATCCGATCGACCGGAATACCGTTCGAGCTGGTGGGCAAGGACTGCGTCGAGGCCGAAGCGTCCGCGGCCGCCTTCGCGAGGGATCATGGTCACGTGTGGATTTCGCCGTACAACGATCCCCGGGTGGTGGAAGGGCAGGGCACCATCGGCGTCGAGCTTCTCCAGCAGCTGGGCACGGTCGACGCGGTGCTCGCGCCGGTCGGGGGTGGTGGCCTGATCTCGGGAGTCGCCGGCTACCTGAAGGCGGCGGATTCGTCGATCGAGGTGATCGGCTGCCAACCTGTGAATTCGTGCGTCATGTACGAGTCGATCGAAGCCGGTGAGATTCTCGACATCGAAAGCGTGCCGACGATCTCCGACGGCACGGCTGGCGGTATCGAGGATGGAGCCATCACCTTCGAGCTTTGTCGACGGTACGTCGATGATTTCATCCTACTCGAGGAGGGGGAGATCATCGATGCGATGCGCTGGCTCCACCAGCAAGAAGGACTGACCGTCGAGGGCGCGGCGGCGCTGGGCCTAGCGGCGGTGCTCAAAAATGTGCACCGGTTTGCCGGGCGAAGAATCGCCCTGATACTGTCCGGTGGCCGTGTCGACGAAAAAGCGCTGGCCTTCGTGCTGGGTTCGAACGGTCGACCGGGCAACGGGGAGAGAACATGA